From a single Saimiri boliviensis isolate mSaiBol1 chromosome 15, mSaiBol1.pri, whole genome shotgun sequence genomic region:
- the LYPLA1 gene encoding acyl-protein thioesterase 1 isoform X3: MGRSLCRPVMPVTLNMNMAMPSWFDIIGLSPDSQEDEPGIKQAAENIKALIDQEVKNGIPSNRIILGGFSQGGALSLYTALTTQQKLAGVTALSCWLPLRASFPQGPISGANREISILQCHGDCDPLVPLMFGSLTVEKLKTLVNPANVTFKTYEGMMHSSCQQEMMDVKQFIDKILPPID, encoded by the exons ATGGGCAGAAGCCTTTGCAG GCCTGTTATGCCTGTTACACTAAATATGAACATGGCTATGCCTTCATG GTTTGATATTATTGGGCTTTCACCAGATTCACAGGAGGATGAACCTGGGATTAAACAGGCTGCAGAAAACA TAAAAGCTTTGATTGATCAAGAAGTGAAGAATGGCATTCCTTCAAACAGAATTATTTTGGGAGGGTTTTCTCAG GGAGGAGCTTTATCTTTATATACTGCCCTTACCACGCAGCAGAAGCTGGCGGGTGTCACTGCACTCAGTTGCTGGCTTCCACTTCGGGCATCGTTTCCGCAA GGGCCTATCAGTGGCGCCAATAGAGAGATTTCTATTCTTCAGTGCCACGGAGATTGTGACCCTTTAGTTCCCCTGATGTTTGGTTCTCTTACGgttgaaaaactaaaaacattggTGAATCCGGCCAATGTGACCTTTAAAACCTATGAAGGTATGATGCACAGTTCGTGCCAACAG GAAATGATGGATGTCAAGCAATTCATTGATAAAATCCTACCTCCAATTGATTGA